TGCTTCATATTGTTCTATCGGTGCGCGTTCATCTTCTTCGCCATGAATTAACAGTATTTTGGCTTTTAGCTTACTCACATTGTGAGTCGGTGACATTGCACGAAGGCGTTGAATATCAGTGCCTAACACTTCTTCTAAGTATGCTCCACCACTGTAAGATTCAGGTACATCGCCCGTTTTATACATTTGCTCTAAATCATACACACCGGCAACGCCTACAGCGCATTTAAACATATCAGGCGCTAACATAGGGCTCATGAGTGCTGAGTATCCGCCAAAGCTGCCACCCGAAATACACACTCTGTCTTTGTCGGCATAACCTTGGTCAATAACATATTGAGTGGCATCAATAATATCGTATTGAATTTTAGTTCCCCATGCTAAGTAGCCAGATTCTTCAAATGCTTTACCGTATCCACCAGAGCCGCGGAAGTTTACTTGCAGTACCGCAATACCATTGTTGGCGAGTAATTGGTTTTCTGAGTTAAATACCCACAAGTCACGCGGGCCATGTGGGCCGCCATGAGGATTAACCACAAGTGGCATGTTTTTATGCTCTTTCATGCCGACGGGTAGCGTTAAGTAACCATGAATAGTTATGCCATCACGATTAGTAAAGCTGATAGGGCGTACTTCTGACATCTCGCTTGGGTCTAGTGCAGCATTGCCTGCAAATAAGAATTTGAGTTTGAGTTTTTTACGGTCAAATAAGTAATAGTCACCCGAATTTCTATCGTTCATCGCTGCAACAATGAGGGTATTACCGTCAACCGTTTCACTGACAATACGAATGCGATGATCAGGAATCGCGGCCATAAGCTGCTGCAACGCCTTGGCTTTAGCACTTTCTGTGTCGACAAATTGGTATTCAGGGTAACCATTTTCAAACTCTACCGCATAGAGTGAGTTTGTTTGGTCGCTCACCCATGTCATGAATGGATCGACAACATCGTGCTGGATGATTTTTTTATGTTTAGCCGTTGCGAGTTCGACTTCATAAACAGCGCGAGTCGCACCTTCACCATTTGCCAAAGCGTAAATTGATTTATTGTCTTCAGTAAACGAAAGCGGGTAGAAATCGGTGAGGCCCCCTTTAATTCTTTCCGCATCAACCCATTCACCATTTTCATAATAGAATAGCTGATCATTATTTTTCTTATCTGTGGCGAAACTAAAGCGTACCTCTTCATTGTTATCTACAAGAAAACGCGCATTTGCAATGGGTGAAGTGGTAAGGCGTTTACGTTTACCTGAATAGACGTTTACTCTGTATGCCAGAGTGTATGCATAATTCTGCCTATTCCAAGGATAGGCCATAACATAAATGTATTTGTCATCATCTTTTAAAGTATCTAAAACAAATGCACTTGCGCGGATAGCTTCATTATTGGAAATACTGGTGCCTGTTGATGTTCCGCCGTTATAACCAAACAGGTACTTAGATTTACTGCCATCATAATTTACCGCCAGTAGTTCACCATAATAATCTGATGATTCACGTTGTGCATGTTTATAGAGTTTTTGTAATACAACCCGCTCATCATTAACCCAATAGTAACTTCCAACTTCTTCATCACCACTAAATTTGACTGCGTTAGTCGGTTTCATGGTTTCAAGATTTAGGATTAACAGGGTGCGCTTTTCATCTTCAATTAAAATAACGCCAAGGTATTTACCATCGGGTGATATTTTGACTTCAGAAAATTCGGAGTCAGCACTAAAATCTTTGATCTGAGGACTAGCAAAAGTGTGAGCGGTAAAAAGAATAAGCAAACAGCAAGTGAGGTATAAAATACGCAGCATGACTACAATCCGTGTAATAAATGTTAAAAATGTGACGGTATTGTATTTAATTCAAGTGATCAGAGCAATACGTACTCACTATTTATCATTGAGATGGGGTAGAGTATTAACGCATATTACGACTTTTAATTTATGTTAACACCCATTTTCTTGGCCTCTTTGCGCAGTAGAATTTACTTGAAAGCATAACGCAGGTACAAAAAAGCCGACCCCGTTTGCCGGGTATCGGCTTGTTGATATAATATTTTTTAGCTCATTAGCTCATTAGCTCATTACGATTTAATGTTTAGGTTCTTTTTAAGGAATAGAAGCATTTTTTCATAATATTGGGCACGATTGTCATCATTGTAGAAACCATGGCCTTCATCATCCATCACCAGTTTTTCATAGGGATAATTACGTGCTTTAAGGGCTTTTTCTAATGATTCTAGTTGCTCAATGGGCGCTCGTTCATCGTCACCGCCATGTACTAGAAGCAAGTTTGCTTTAAGCTTATCTACATTTTCTGAGGGAGACATCGCCCTTAGTACTTCACTATTTTGACCTAAAACATTTTTAAGGTAACTAGTACCCGAAGCACTATTTGCAATATCTCCTTCATTGAACATCAGTTCTAAATTATAAATCCCTGCAAAACCGATTGCGCATTTGAACAGATCGGGTTCTAGTATTGCGCTTTGCAATGCACTATAACCACCAAAACTACCACCAGAAATACAGATGCGGTTTTTATCTACATAACCTTGATCAATGACGTAATGAGTGGCGTCGATAATGTCATATTGTACTTCTGAACCCCATTTTTGGAATCCAGCTTGTTCAAAATTTTGTCCAAAACCACCTGAACCACGGAAATTGACTTGTAATACTGCCATCCCTTGATTTGCTAGCATTTGGTTTTGAGTATTAAACCCCCATTCATCTCTTATTCCATGCGGACCACCATGGGGGTTGACCACAAGAGGGAGGTTTGTCGCTTCTTTACCATAAGGTAATGTTAAATAACCGCTAATTATTTTACCGTCTCGGCTGGTAAAGCTAATTGGCTTCACTTCTGACATTCGCGCTGGGTCGAGCCATTTCTTGGCAGAGGCTAAGTGTTGGAGTGTGAGCGCCTTGGTGTCAAATATATAATAATCACCAGGATTTCGATCGTTAAATGCTACCACGATGAGTTTTTCTGAATGACGAGTTTCGCTAACGATACGAACTTGATGGCCAGGTAATGATGCGAGCAACAGCTTTAGTAATTTTGAATGACTGTTTTCTGGATCGACGAAAGCGTAAGACGGATAACCATTTTCAAATTCAACGGCATAGAGTTTTTTGGTCGTTTGGTTTATCCAATAATTACTGGGATCACTTTTGTCATCTTTAATAATTTGTGTTTTTTCACCTGTTTCTAGATTTATTTCATAAATCCCTAAGGTTTCGCCTTTTACCCGAGCAGCTGCATAAATACTGTTTTTATTTTCGGCAAAAGATATTGGGTAGAAATCATCTAGATTGAGTTTGAGCTGATCGGTGTTAAGCCATTCGCGGTCTTGACGATAAAATACTTTTGTTATGTTGTTTTCATCTTCGCCTGCAACAAAGCGTACTTCACCATCATGATCGGTTAAAAATCGAGAGTAACCTATAGGCGAAGTGGTGACTTTTCTGCGGAACCCTTTGTATAAATTTACACGGTATACAGTTTGTGATAATTCATAGTTTAAAGAATTAGACTCATTCCATGGGATCGCATTGACGAGCATATAGCGGTCGTCATCGGGGAGGGGATCTAAAATAAACGCTGTTGCTCTTATTGGGGTATTTTTTTTCAGATGTGAGCCAGTTTGTTG
This region of Shewanella livingstonensis genomic DNA includes:
- a CDS encoding alpha/beta hydrolase family protein, producing MLRILYLTCCLLILFTAHTFASPQIKDFSADSEFSEVKISPDGKYLGVILIEDEKRTLLILNLETMKPTNAVKFSGDEEVGSYYWVNDERVVLQKLYKHAQRESSDYYGELLAVNYDGSKSKYLFGYNGGTSTGTSISNNEAIRASAFVLDTLKDDDKYIYVMAYPWNRQNYAYTLAYRVNVYSGKRKRLTTSPIANARFLVDNNEEVRFSFATDKKNNDQLFYYENGEWVDAERIKGGLTDFYPLSFTEDNKSIYALANGEGATRAVYEVELATAKHKKIIQHDVVDPFMTWVSDQTNSLYAVEFENGYPEYQFVDTESAKAKALQQLMAAIPDHRIRIVSETVDGNTLIVAAMNDRNSGDYYLFDRKKLKLKFLFAGNAALDPSEMSEVRPISFTNRDGITIHGYLTLPVGMKEHKNMPLVVNPHGGPHGPRDLWVFNSENQLLANNGIAVLQVNFRGSGGYGKAFEESGYLAWGTKIQYDIIDATQYVIDQGYADKDRVCISGGSFGGYSALMSPMLAPDMFKCAVGVAGVYDLEQMYKTGDVPESYSGGAYLEEVLGTDIQRLRAMSPTHNVSKLKAKILLIHGEEDERAPIEQYEAMAKALEQANYPFQKEIWRKEGHGFFNAENREKYYDIMLKFIKENLNVK
- a CDS encoding alpha/beta hydrolase family protein, coding for MLLVCGGLFTHAFATESLSTAQLFSRGAEFSNVKISPTGEYISAITKHNGKDKLLILNAKTKQIHHAIFFPSNAQVGDYAWVNNDRIVLQKEYLKGWSDVPLYYGELMAVNADGSRATYLFGFNSGEQQTGSHLKKNTPIRATAFILDPLPDDDRYMLVNAIPWNESNSLNYELSQTVYRVNLYKGFRRKVTTSPIGYSRFLTDHDGEVRFVAGEDENNITKVFYRQDREWLNTDQLKLNLDDFYPISFAENKNSIYAAARVKGETLGIYEINLETGEKTQIIKDDKSDPSNYWINQTTKKLYAVEFENGYPSYAFVDPENSHSKLLKLLLASLPGHQVRIVSETRHSEKLIVVAFNDRNPGDYYIFDTKALTLQHLASAKKWLDPARMSEVKPISFTSRDGKIISGYLTLPYGKEATNLPLVVNPHGGPHGIRDEWGFNTQNQMLANQGMAVLQVNFRGSGGFGQNFEQAGFQKWGSEVQYDIIDATHYVIDQGYVDKNRICISGGSFGGYSALQSAILEPDLFKCAIGFAGIYNLELMFNEGDIANSASGTSYLKNVLGQNSEVLRAMSPSENVDKLKANLLLVHGGDDERAPIEQLESLEKALKARNYPYEKLVMDDEGHGFYNDDNRAQYYEKMLLFLKKNLNIKS